The DNA segment CGGGTATGGAACGGAGTTGACCGGACACAACCCGGACCGCCATTCCGTACGAGGCTTGCTCGCGAAGGGAACCTGATGCCGAGGGTTGAGCGCTATTTTGAGCTCAACCCCGATCAGAGAGCGCTTCGGCACCATGCTCTCGTAGACGCTATGGCACTTCGATCGGCTTGGATCGTGGAGTACTACGGCTTTGATGGCGTTGTCGGCAGCGCTACCTCATACGATCCCCACTATGACGAATGGTTACTGACAAAGATTAGGGCGGCGAGAGCTGATCCCCGGCCGTCCATCCCTCACGAGATCGCCATGGCGACGCTCATGAAGCGCCTCGAAGGCATGAGAGCGGGGAAAGACGATAACTAGCCGGTTCGATGTCTGCTAACGGCCAGAAGCGGACCTAAGCGCACTCGGCCGATCGTCTGCTTCAAACTGGCTAGTTCTCGGTGAACGTCACTCTGCTGTTGCGCGGTCCGAGTGCCTCGCTGAGGCCATTGGGATCGTCAACACGTCCGAGCCGTGTATACGAGTACGACGAACGGAATGTCTTGTAGAAGATGACAACCGTACTGGAGCCGTAAAGCATTAGATCGCCGTTTTGTATCGTGCCTGGACGCTCTGCATGGGTTGGCAGCGCTTGCGGCATATCGGCGTGCTTCTCATTGCCGTTGAGCTCTGCCATATCGAGCGTCAAGGGAAGTCTGGCCACGAACGCGCGCGCGGCCGCGGTATCGGCGAAGGTTATTGCGAAACGACGTTCTCCGACGGTCATCCACATGCGGGCTTCCTCTGGGAGAGAAGATGTACGACTTGTATCCTGGGTAACGATAACGGGCGCCTCGAATTGACTGGCCTTGCATCCTCCCATGACCGTCAGGCTGAGCAGCACGCTCAGCCCTCGCAACCATCCGTCTTTCGACGGACGATTATCGGTGAAACCAGCAGTGTTGGAACTCATGGCACGACTCCTCGAGGGATGGACTGTTTAAGTCGATGGATGCACGTGCGATCGTGCGGCCGTCCGTGTCAGAAAGGCGGCAAACAGGAGCACGGCGGCGCTCACCACGAAAGTCGCCTGGTAGCCGGCATGGTCGAACAGCAATCCACCTGCGGTTGAGCCCAGGGCGATGGCCAGTTGGACCACCGCTACCATCAGTCCACCCCCTGCTTCTGCGTCCTTGGGCAACTCCTGCGCAATCCAGCTCCACCAGCCGACGGGCGCGGCGGTGGCCATTAGCCCCCAAAGACCCAGCAGGATCGCGACGCCGGTCACCCATGCACCCAGCGGGATGAGCGCCAGCGCGATCGTGCCCATCAACACCGGGATGGTAACCAGCGTCCGATAAACGCCGTGTTTCAGGAAGGTACCGATGACCGCGGTGCCAATGAAGCCCGCAACGCCAATCACCAGAAGCACGAGTGAAAGTGTCGATACCGTCGCGTGCGTGACCGTTTCGAGGAACGGCCGGACGTAGGTGAACAACGCGAATTGCCCCATGAAGAACGCACCACAGGCCGCCATACCCAGCGCGACCGATCGGCGCTGAAGCAACCGGAACACGTTGACCGACGCGACCACGTTCGCGGCGGGCATGGTGGGCAGGCTGATCCACTGCCAGACCAGCGCCACCAACGCCACGGGCACGAGACAGGAAAACGTGCCGCGCCAGCCGATGATCGAGCCCAGATAGCTTCCCAGGGGCGCCGCGATCACAGTCGCCAGCGCGTTACCGCCATTGAAGATGGCCAAGG comes from the Pseudoxanthomonas sp. YR558 genome and includes:
- a CDS encoding 3'-5' exoribonuclease, which gives rise to MIRLFLDTEWANDALRELVSLALISEDGEHVFYAERDPLPGMPSSFVRESVYPLLDRGEAAMKDSAMTHALRSFLEPLGDCEIFADALLDFSMLSRVWNGVDRTQPGPPFRTRLAREGNLMPRVERYFELNPDQRALRHHALVDAMALRSAWIVEYYGFDGVVGSATSYDPHYDEWLLTKIRAARADPRPSIPHEIAMATLMKRLEGMRAGKDDN
- a CDS encoding cyclophilin-like fold protein; its protein translation is MSSNTAGFTDNRPSKDGWLRGLSVLLSLTVMGGCKASQFEAPVIVTQDTSRTSSLPEEARMWMTVGERRFAITFADTAAARAFVARLPLTLDMAELNGNEKHADMPQALPTHAERPGTIQNGDLMLYGSSTVVIFYKTFRSSYSYTRLGRVDDPNGLSEALGPRNSRVTFTEN
- a CDS encoding MFS transporter, giving the protein MEDLTQTRPARWGGVFAMTLCVFALIASEFMPVSLLTPIAADLAVSKGAAGYGIAISGAFAVLTSLSISIVARNINRKSLLLALTGLMAVSGAVVAWAPNYATYMVGRALLGVVIGGFWSMSAATAMRLVPPSQVPRALAIFNGGNALATVIAAPLGSYLGSIIGWRGTFSCLVPVALVALVWQWISLPTMPAANVVASVNVFRLLQRRSVALGMAACGAFFMGQFALFTYVRPFLETVTHATVSTLSLVLLVIGVAGFIGTAVIGTFLKHGVYRTLVTIPVLMGTIALALIPLGAWVTGVAILLGLWGLMATAAPVGWWSWIAQELPKDAEAGGGLMVAVVQLAIALGSTAGGLLFDHAGYQATFVVSAAVLLFAAFLTRTAARSHVHPST